One Misgurnus anguillicaudatus chromosome 19, ASM2758022v2, whole genome shotgun sequence genomic region harbors:
- the LOC141350948 gene encoding zinc finger BED domain-containing protein 4-like, translating to MTTARKRKLETEEAPSTSRQLKLGETRLVTQKNVDNAVLNFVTQSLQPFSVVEQPSFKAFLNELQPNASLMSRTTLRRKMDDAVLEMKAKIKKEMLQIDFISTTTDCWSSRRRGFIGVTAHWLDPTNLERCSVALACRQLKGPHTFDVLACTLNDIHSKFGIQNKVVRTTTDNGSNFLKAFRVYGEQDENNNSAEDEAEDVTDEILDEKDVNGVDVDFVEVSTVLDEDDGLQFQLSKHHRCACHLLNLVSTVDAAKACSNKAYKKLSRSAFSKCHALWNKSGGSTAAAEVIEDVCKIQLIRPNITRWNSLFLAVERILRIIKDQGEGAIRTVCTSLKVPMLSSVEIAFLEEYARTMSPIAKALNILQAEVNVQMGWLLPTLTLLISKLDRLRIASRYCKPLVDALQKGMQQRFANMLVEPEFIAAAILVPKFKTSWTSDENIVKLGLDYIKDHLEDNISIQSPTDGSSASEEDDFFASMKLHGGQESIKQLESYLACKADDKEMIKSFPAVCKLSLKINTALPASAACERLFSTAGLIFSPRRARMDSNNFENQLLLKLNNRYCHFS from the exons ATGACAACagcaagaaaaagaaaacttgAGACTGAGGAGGCTCCTTCAACCTCCAGACAGTTGAAGTTGGGAGAAACTAGGCTAGTCACACAGAAAAATGTTGATAATGCAGTGTTGAATTTTGTGACCCAGTCTCTCCAACCCTTCAGTGTGGTTGAACAGCCATCATTTAAAGCTTTCCTAAATGAGCTTCAGCCTAATGCCTCTCTCATGTCAAGGACCACTTTGCGACGTAAGATGGATGATGCAGTGCTTGAAATGaaggcaaaaataaaaaaagaaatgttgCAGATAGATTTCATATCAACAACAACAGATTGCTGGAGTTCAAGGAGAAGAGGTTTCATAGGTGTCACTGCCCACTGGCTTGATCCTACAAATCTGGAGAGATGCTCAGTAGCACTAGCATGCAGGCAGCTTAAAGGCCCACACACATTTGATGTTCTGGCTTGCACACTAAATGACATACATTCTAAATTTGGCATACAGAACAAGGTTGTTCGAACTACCACGGACAACGGGTCAAATTTCTTAAAGGCATTTCGTGTATATGGTGAGCAAGATGAGAACAACAACTCTGCTGAAGATGAGGCTGAAGATGTCACTGATGAGATTTTGGATGAGAAGGATGTGAATGGAGTGGATGTGGACTTTGTAGAGGTATCTACTGTTTTAGATGAGGATGATGGCTTACAATTCCAACTTTCGAAACATCATCGATGTGCCTGCCACCTATTAAACTTGGTTTCGACAGTGGACGCAGCCAAAGCCTGTTCTAATAAAGCCTACAAGAAGCTTTCCCGATCAGCATTCTCAAAGTGCCATGCACTATGGAACAAGAGTGGCGGATCTACTGCTGCTGCAGAGGTGATAGAAGATGTGTGCAAAATTCAGCTCATCCGCCCAAACATAACACGGTGGAATTCCTTATTTCTCGCTGTTGAGAGAATTCTTCGAATCATCAAAGATCAGGGAGAGGGGGCTATCAGAACTGTCTGCACTTCACTCAAGGTGCCAAT GCTGAGTTCAGTTGAAATTGCCTTTCTAGAGGAGTACGCTAGAACAATGAGCCCCATTGCCAAAGCCCTCAACATTCTTCAGGCTGAAGTCAATGTTCAGATGGGATGGCTTCTGCCAACTCTGACCCTCCTCATCTCAAAACTTGACCGACTTCGCATTGCCTCCAGGTACTGCAAACCTCTAGTGGATGCCCTACAAAAAGGCATGCAGCAGCGTTTTGCAAACATGCTGGTAGAGCCAGAGTTTATTGCAGCTGCAATCCTTGTACCCAAATTTAAAACATCCTGGACATCAGATGAAAACATTGTCAAGCTAG GCCTGGACTATATCAAGGACCATCTAGAGGACAATATTTCAATTCAGTCACCAACCGATGGTTCCAGTGCCTCTGAGGAAGATGATTTCTTTGCGAGCATGAAGCTTCATGGTGGTCAGGAAAGTATCAAGCAGTTAGAAAGCTACCTTGCCTGCAAAGCTGATGACAAAGAAATGATCAAGTCCTTTCCAGCAGTCTGTAAGTTGTCTTTAAAGATCAATACTGCTTTACCCGCTTCTGCAGCCTGTGAACGTCTTTTCAGCACGGCAGGGCTTATTTTCAGTCCGAGGAGGGCAAGAATGGACTCAAACAACTTTGAGAATCAGCTCCTTCTCAAGCTGAATAATAGATATTGCCACTTCAGTTAG